The Stomoxys calcitrans chromosome 3, idStoCalc2.1, whole genome shotgun sequence genome includes a region encoding these proteins:
- the LOC106092818 gene encoding galectin-8 has translation MENFTTEFNGTLSHHLDRGQYFEIELQTIENAKKFHISLAKEKLNKNQDADIAMYLLVNIADKKISANSRYGGDWINAIEAECDISDALKQPLKITIHLWEESFNVAINGDHKIRLYYCGNIHLVQAIQIEDDIKRITRIDHRNTYPKPWPLWCRVHHSALGETNYFSSDVPRAPHQGLMVVIRVRCYGEMGRLNINTKHEERGKLFAHFCIRFDQNLVICNSMQDGLYDQEERANSFPFDFSRDFRIGIACGEKAFLLAVNGTNLCTFAYRDWEECQLSTVGGFNMTSTHGLQFKVTEFDYVQLNGPECKNFEMQTMN, from the exons atggaaaattttacaacaGAATTCAATGGCACGCTGTCACATCATTTGGATCGGGGGcaatattttgaaattgaatTGCAGACTATTGAAAATGCTAAGAA GTTCCACATTTCACTGGCCAAGGAAAAACTCAACAAAAATCAAGATGCCGACATTGCTATGTATCTCTTGGTGAACATTGCCGACAAaaagatttcagccaattcacgCTACGGTGGAGATTGGATCAATGCCATTGAGGCCGAATGTGATATAAGCGATGCCTTGAAACAGCCTCTCAAAATCACCATACATTTGTGGGAGGAGAGTTTCAATGTGGCCATCAATGGTGATCATAAGATACGCCTGTACTATTGCGGCAACATTCACCTGGTGCAGGCCATACAAATTGAAGATGACATTAAGCGCATTACCAGAATCGACCATCGCAACACGTATCCCAAGCCATGGCCCCTATGGTGTCGTGTACACCATAGTGCTTTGGGTGAGACCAACTATTTTAGCAGTGATGTGCCCAGGGCACCCCATCAGGGTCTTATGGTGGTCATAAGGGTACGATGTTATGGTGAAATGGGTCGTTTGAACATCAATACCAAGCATGAGGAGAGGGGAAAACTATTTGCCCACTTTTGCATAAGATTTGATCAGAATTTAGTGATATGCAACAGCATGCAGGATGGACT TTACGATCAAGAGGAACGTGCTAACAGCTTCCCTTTTGATTTTTCCCGAGATTTTCGCATTGGCATTGCGTGTGGCGAAAAGGCTTTCTTGCTTGCAGTCAATGGCACCAATTTGTGCACATTCGCCTACCGGGATTGGGAAGAGTGTCAGTTGTCCACTGTGGGCGGTTTCAATATGACCAGTACTCATGGCCTACAATTTAAGGTTACCGAATTTGATTATGTACAATTGAATGGGCCCGAgtgtaaaaatttcgaaatgcaAACAATGAACTAA